In one Pseudomonas fitomaticsae genomic region, the following are encoded:
- the pqqF gene encoding pyrroloquinoline quinone biosynthesis protein PqqF, with translation MPAPTHPRPHTETLANGLRVTLRHVPGLKRSAAALRVAAGSHDVPLAWPGLAHFLEHLLFLGTERFPARQGLMAYVQGHGGQVNASTRERTTDFFFELPPTSFSGGLERLSDMLAHPRMNTDDQLREREVLQAEFVAWSQDAAAQQKEALFEGLSAAHPLRGFHAGNRDSLPVEQADFQQALKDFHQQFYRTGQMILSLVGPQSVEELRTLAEQFAAALTAGDKTAQAAPVCLMDNPQKSYQQVGERHGNLLFALEDLPESSAEALAFFCHWLNSAKPGGLLAHLQQQGLAEDLQASVLYQFAEQALLHLQFTAASGLLDAIRAQFLDWLSFFAAQQDWPVLRQEYATLLERQQQVSGALQQARPDSEQLESGMSDTAVAALKVILGKIGTVDNFSSHWHLPAANPFLRSAEPLANAGLIRGQTSAHRGLRTFAQDRSRSRRERSPMQFSQALPDNGDEGAVYVRWQTEASATAELQVKLQRSLRDVSDDARQAGVELSFSATGNQWLLKLTGLQDTLPVVLEHALKSLTQVGADSAKGEPQPALIPIRQLLKVLPEQRLPAVGESDDAVHLWTTSRWDGLALGLNPQTQSAMGLALSRIPGIPDNQIPAPSVINAGYRWSQIDSASSEHALLLFCPTASHEIADEAAWRLLAHLCQTPFYQRLRVELQLGYAVFSGLRQLHGQTGLLFGVQSPTATVEQLLGHIQQFLDDLPALVEQLDDASLARQRKALADQFDDNVLSGKDAAELLWQARLAGHSSDYLTQLRSAIAQLARPTLLAAAQRLICAEGGWHGLSNSPSPGAPWQAAK, from the coding sequence ATGCCTGCGCCGACTCACCCCCGCCCCCACACCGAAACCCTGGCCAACGGCTTGCGCGTGACCCTGCGTCACGTGCCAGGTCTGAAGCGCAGCGCCGCCGCGTTACGGGTGGCTGCCGGCAGTCATGACGTGCCGTTGGCGTGGCCGGGGCTGGCGCATTTCCTTGAGCATTTGCTGTTTCTCGGCACCGAGCGTTTTCCTGCACGGCAAGGGCTGATGGCCTACGTGCAAGGTCACGGCGGTCAGGTGAATGCCAGCACTCGCGAACGCACCACTGATTTCTTTTTTGAATTGCCGCCAACGTCCTTCAGCGGTGGACTGGAGCGTCTGTCAGACATGCTCGCCCATCCGCGTATGAATACGGACGATCAGTTGCGGGAACGGGAAGTGTTGCAGGCGGAGTTTGTCGCGTGGTCGCAGGATGCGGCGGCTCAGCAGAAAGAGGCGCTGTTCGAGGGATTGTCGGCCGCGCATCCTTTGCGAGGTTTCCACGCCGGGAACCGCGACAGTCTGCCGGTGGAGCAAGCAGACTTTCAACAGGCGTTGAAAGACTTCCACCAGCAGTTTTACCGCACCGGGCAAATGATCCTGAGTCTGGTCGGGCCGCAAAGTGTTGAAGAGCTGAGAACGCTGGCAGAACAGTTTGCCGCCGCGCTGACAGCTGGGGATAAAACTGCACAGGCAGCCCCCGTTTGCTTGATGGACAATCCACAGAAAAGTTATCAACAGGTCGGCGAGCGGCACGGCAATCTGTTGTTTGCGTTGGAGGATTTGCCGGAGTCGTCGGCCGAGGCACTGGCGTTTTTCTGTCACTGGTTGAACAGCGCCAAACCCGGTGGCTTGCTCGCGCATTTGCAGCAGCAGGGTCTGGCGGAAGATTTACAGGCCTCTGTGCTGTATCAATTTGCTGAGCAAGCTTTGCTGCATCTTCAATTCACGGCGGCATCCGGTTTACTTGACGCCATCCGCGCACAGTTTCTCGACTGGTTGAGCTTCTTCGCAGCGCAGCAGGACTGGCCGGTGTTGCGTCAGGAGTACGCAACGCTGCTTGAACGACAGCAGCAGGTCAGCGGCGCACTGCAACAGGCCCGACCCGACAGCGAACAACTCGAGAGCGGCATGTCCGATACGGCCGTTGCAGCGCTCAAAGTGATTCTCGGCAAAATCGGCACTGTGGATAACTTCAGCAGCCACTGGCATCTGCCCGCCGCCAATCCGTTCCTGCGCTCAGCCGAACCGCTGGCCAACGCCGGCCTCATCCGCGGCCAGACCAGCGCCCACCGTGGCCTGCGCACGTTCGCTCAGGATCGCTCGCGCAGCCGCCGCGAACGCTCGCCGATGCAATTCAGCCAGGCGTTGCCGGACAACGGCGACGAAGGTGCGGTGTATGTGCGCTGGCAGACGGAAGCGTCGGCCACGGCCGAGCTGCAAGTGAAACTGCAACGAAGTCTGCGGGACGTTTCCGATGACGCGCGTCAGGCCGGGGTCGAATTGTCCTTCAGCGCCACGGGAAATCAGTGGCTGCTGAAACTCACCGGCCTGCAGGACACGCTGCCCGTTGTGCTGGAGCACGCGCTGAAATCTCTGACACAAGTGGGCGCCGATTCCGCAAAAGGCGAACCGCAACCTGCGCTGATACCGATCCGCCAACTGCTCAAAGTACTACCCGAACAGCGCCTGCCAGCGGTAGGCGAATCCGATGACGCCGTACACCTGTGGACAACTTCCCGCTGGGACGGTCTGGCTTTGGGGCTCAACCCACAAACCCAGTCAGCCATGGGCCTGGCCCTGAGTCGCATCCCGGGCATCCCGGATAATCAAATTCCCGCACCGTCTGTCATCAACGCCGGATACCGGTGGAGTCAGATCGACAGCGCGTCCAGCGAACACGCCTTGCTGCTGTTCTGCCCGACCGCCAGCCACGAAATCGCCGACGAAGCCGCGTGGCGCCTGCTCGCCCACCTGTGCCAGACACCGTTCTACCAACGCCTGCGAGTCGAACTGCAACTGGGTTATGCGGTGTTCAGCGGCCTGCGTCAGCTACACGGCCAGACCGGCTTGCTGTTCGGCGTGCAATCGCCCACGGCCACCGTCGAGCAATTGCTCGGCCACATTCAGCAGTTTCTCGATGACCTGCCAGCCCTTGTCGAACAACTCGATGACGCCAGCCTCGCCCGGCAACGCAAGGCGCTTGCCGATCAGTTCGATGACAACGTCCTGTCCGGCAAGGACGCTGCCGAACTCCTGTGGCAGGCCCGACTCGCCGGCCACTCGTCGGATTATCTGACCCAGCTGCGCAGCGCTATCGCTCAACTGGCTCGCCCGACATTGCTGGCCGCCGCACAACGTCTGATCTGCGCCGAAGGCGGCTGGCACGGCCTGTCCAACAGCCCTTCGCCGGGCGCGCCCTGGCAAGCGGCAAAATGA
- a CDS encoding flavin monoamine oxidase family protein → MNKNNRHPADGKKPITIFGPDFPFAFDDWIEHPAGLGSIPEHNHGAEVAIVGAGIAGLVAAYELMKLGLKPVVYEASKLGGRLRSQAFNGTDGIVAELGGMRFPVSSTAFYHYVDKLGLETKPFPNPLTPASGSTVIDLEGKTHYAQSLKDLPALFQEVADAWADALEAGSQFSDIQQAIRDRDVPRLKELWNTLVPLWDDRTFYDFVATSKAFAKLSFHHREVFGQVGFGTGGWDSDFPNSMLEIFRVVMTNCDDHQHLVVGGVEQVPQGIWRHAPERCVHWPQGTSLKSLHHGAPRSGVKKIAHAPDGRFAVTDNNGDTREYAAVLTTCQSWLLTTQIECDESLFSQKMWMALDRTRYMQSSKTFVMVDRPFWKDKDPETGRDLMSMTLTDRLTRGTYLFDNGDDKPGVICLSYSWMSDALKMLPHPVEKRVKLALDALKKIYPKVDIAARIIGDPITVSWEADPHFLGAFKGALPGHYRYNQRMYAHFMQDDMPPEQRGIFIAGDDVSWTPAWVEGAVQTSLNAVWGIMKHFGGSTHKENPGPGDVFNDIGPIALPE, encoded by the coding sequence ATGAACAAGAACAATCGCCATCCTGCAGACGGTAAGAAACCGATCACCATTTTCGGCCCGGACTTTCCTTTCGCCTTCGACGACTGGATCGAACACCCCGCCGGTCTGGGGAGCATTCCCGAGCACAACCACGGTGCCGAAGTGGCAATCGTCGGGGCCGGTATCGCCGGCCTGGTGGCGGCGTATGAGCTGATGAAACTCGGCTTGAAACCCGTCGTGTATGAGGCCTCGAAGCTTGGCGGCCGTCTGCGCTCCCAAGCGTTCAACGGCACTGACGGGATCGTCGCCGAGCTCGGCGGCATGCGCTTCCCGGTGTCCTCCACCGCGTTCTATCACTATGTCGACAAGCTCGGCCTGGAAACCAAGCCCTTCCCCAACCCGCTGACGCCGGCTTCCGGCAGCACCGTGATCGACCTGGAAGGCAAAACCCATTACGCACAAAGCCTGAAGGATCTTCCTGCACTGTTCCAGGAAGTGGCTGACGCCTGGGCCGACGCTCTGGAGGCCGGTTCGCAGTTCTCCGATATCCAGCAAGCGATTCGCGACCGCGACGTGCCACGCCTCAAGGAGTTATGGAACACCCTCGTACCGCTGTGGGACGACCGCACGTTCTACGACTTCGTCGCCACCTCGAAAGCCTTCGCCAAGCTATCGTTCCACCACCGCGAGGTGTTCGGTCAGGTCGGTTTCGGCACCGGCGGCTGGGACTCGGACTTCCCCAACTCGATGCTGGAAATCTTCCGCGTGGTGATGACCAACTGCGACGATCACCAGCACCTGGTGGTCGGCGGTGTGGAACAAGTGCCACAAGGCATCTGGCGTCATGCACCGGAGCGCTGCGTCCACTGGCCACAAGGCACCAGCCTGAAATCGCTGCACCACGGCGCACCGCGCTCCGGGGTGAAGAAAATCGCCCATGCACCTGACGGACGTTTCGCGGTCACCGACAACAACGGCGACACCCGCGAATACGCTGCCGTACTGACCACCTGCCAGAGCTGGCTGCTGACCACCCAGATCGAATGCGACGAAAGCCTGTTCTCGCAAAAGATGTGGATGGCGCTGGACCGTACTCGCTACATGCAATCGTCGAAGACCTTCGTGATGGTCGACCGCCCGTTCTGGAAGGACAAGGACCCGGAAACCGGCCGCGACCTGATGAGCATGACCCTCACCGATCGCCTGACCCGTGGCACTTACCTGTTCGACAACGGCGACGACAAACCGGGCGTGATCTGCCTGTCTTACTCGTGGATGAGCGACGCGCTAAAGATGCTCCCGCACCCGGTGGAAAAACGCGTGAAACTGGCGCTGGATGCGCTGAAGAAGATCTACCCGAAAGTCGACATCGCGGCGCGGATCATCGGAGATCCGATCACCGTGTCGTGGGAAGCCGACCCGCACTTCCTCGGCGCGTTCAAGGGTGCCCTGCCCGGCCACTATCGCTACAACCAGCGCATGTACGCGCACTTCATGCAGGACGACATGCCGCCGGAGCAGCGCGGGATTTTCATTGCCGGCGACGACGTATCGTGGACACCAGCGTGGGTCGAAGGCGCAGTACAGACCTCGCTCAACGCGGTGTGGGGAATCATGAAGCACTTCGGCGGGTCCACACATAAAGAGAACCCCGGCCCGGGTGATGTGTTCAACGACATCGGCCCGATCGCCCTGCCCGAGTAA
- the pqqB gene encoding pyrroloquinoline quinone biosynthesis protein PqqB, which produces MFVQILGSAAGGGFPQWNCNCVNCAGFRDGSLNAQARTQSSIAISDDGVNWVLCNASPDIRAQLQSFAPMQPGRALRDTGISAIILMDSQIDHTTGLLSLREGCPHQVWCTDMVHEDLSTGFPLFTMLKHWNGGLDWNRIELDQSFTVAACPNLRFTPLPLRSAAPPYSPHRFDPHPGDNIGLIVEDLSTGGKLFYAPGLGKVDAPLLEIMAGSDCVLVDGTMWDDDEMQRRGVGTRTGREMGHLAQNGPGGMLEVLEQLPEQRKVLIHINNTNPILDEDSPERAELVRRNVEVAYDGMSIVL; this is translated from the coding sequence ATGTTCGTCCAGATTCTGGGTTCGGCCGCCGGTGGCGGTTTTCCGCAGTGGAACTGCAACTGCGTCAATTGCGCCGGTTTTCGCGACGGCAGCCTGAATGCCCAGGCCCGTACCCAATCGTCCATCGCGATTTCCGATGACGGCGTGAACTGGGTGCTGTGCAACGCCTCGCCGGACATCCGCGCGCAGCTTCAGAGCTTCGCCCCGATGCAGCCGGGCCGGGCCCTGCGTGACACCGGCATCAGCGCGATCATCCTGATGGACAGCCAGATCGACCACACCACCGGTCTGCTCAGCCTGCGCGAAGGTTGCCCGCATCAAGTCTGGTGCACGGACATGGTCCACGAAGACCTGAGCACCGGTTTCCCGCTGTTCACCATGCTCAAACACTGGAACGGCGGGCTGGACTGGAACCGCATCGAACTTGACCAGAGCTTCACCGTCGCCGCGTGCCCGAACCTGCGCTTCACCCCACTGCCGTTGCGCAGCGCCGCACCGCCCTACTCGCCGCACCGCTTCGACCCGCACCCGGGCGACAACATCGGCCTGATCGTCGAAGACCTCAGCACCGGCGGCAAGCTGTTCTACGCGCCGGGCCTGGGCAAGGTCGACGCGCCGCTGCTGGAAATCATGGCCGGCAGCGACTGCGTGCTGGTGGACGGGACGATGTGGGACGACGATGAAATGCAGCGTCGTGGCGTCGGCACCCGCACCGGCCGCGAGATGGGCCATCTGGCGCAGAACGGCCCCGGCGGCATGCTCGAAGTGCTGGAACAGCTTCCCGAGCAACGCAAGGTGCTTATCCACATCAACAACACCAACCCGATTCTCGACGAAGACTCCCCGGAGCGCGCTGAACTGGTTCGGCGAAATGTTGAAGTGGCGTATGACGGCATGAGCATCGTCCTGTAA
- a CDS encoding YqaE/Pmp3 family membrane protein produces MDFIRIIIAILLPPLGVFLQVGFGGAFWLNILLTLCGYIPGIVHAVYIIAKR; encoded by the coding sequence ATGGACTTTATCCGCATCATCATCGCCATTCTGTTGCCGCCACTGGGTGTGTTTCTGCAGGTCGGGTTCGGCGGCGCGTTCTGGCTGAACATTCTGCTGACATTGTGCGGTTATATCCCGGGGATCGTGCACGCGGTGTACATCATCGCCAAGCGCTGA
- the pqqC gene encoding pyrroloquinoline-quinone synthase PqqC: MTDTPLSHAEFEAALRAKGAYYHIHHPYHVAMYEGRATREQIQGWVANRFYYQVNIPLKDAAILANCPDREIRREWIQRLLDHDGAPGEDGGIEAWLRLGQAVGLDPDQLRSQELVLPGVRFAVDAYVNFARRANWQEAASSSLTELFAPQIHQSRLDSWPQHYPWIDPAGYEYFRTRLGQARRDVEHGLAITLEHYKTREGQERMLEILQFKLDILWSMLDAMSMAYELNRPPYHSVTDQRVWHKGIAL; this comes from the coding sequence ATGACCGACACCCCGCTGTCCCACGCCGAATTCGAAGCGGCCCTGCGCGCCAAGGGCGCCTATTACCACATTCATCACCCGTATCACGTGGCGATGTATGAAGGCCGGGCCACCCGCGAGCAAATCCAGGGCTGGGTCGCCAACCGCTTCTACTATCAGGTGAACATCCCCCTGAAAGACGCAGCGATCCTCGCCAACTGCCCGGACCGCGAGATCCGCCGCGAGTGGATTCAGCGCCTGCTCGACCACGACGGCGCCCCCGGCGAAGACGGCGGCATCGAAGCCTGGCTGCGTCTCGGGCAGGCCGTCGGGCTCGATCCGGATCAATTGCGTTCCCAGGAACTGGTGCTGCCCGGCGTGCGTTTCGCCGTCGACGCCTACGTCAACTTCGCCCGCCGCGCCAACTGGCAGGAAGCCGCCAGCAGCTCGCTGACCGAGCTGTTCGCGCCGCAGATTCACCAGTCGCGGCTCGACAGCTGGCCACAGCATTACCCGTGGATCGACCCGGCCGGCTACGAATATTTCCGCACCCGTCTCGGCCAGGCCCGACGCGATGTCGAGCATGGTCTGGCGATTACGCTGGAGCATTACAAGACCCGCGAAGGTCAGGAGCGCATGCTGGAAATTCTCCAGTTCAAACTGGACATCCTTTGGAGCATGCTCGATGCCATGAGCATGGCCTACGAACTGAACCGCCCGCCGTATCACAGCGTCACCGATCAACGGGTCTGGCATAAAGGAATCGCCTTATGA
- the pqqE gene encoding pyrroloquinoline quinone biosynthesis protein PqqE, with amino-acid sequence MRSTGSNLPESSVQVPAKPEVGLPLWLLAELTYRCPLQCPYCSNPLDFAEQGKELSTEQWIKVFREAREMGAAQLGFSGGEPLVRQDLAELIREARQLGFYTNLITSGIGLTEQKISDFKKAGLDHIQISFQASDEQVNNLLAGSKKAFAQKLEMARAVKAHGYPMVLNFVTHRHNIDKIDRIIELCIALEADFVELATCQFYGWAQLNRVGLLPTKEQLVRAERITNEYRAKLEAEGHPCKLIFVTPDYYEERPKACMNGWGSLFLTVTPDGTALPCHGARQLPVQFPNVRDHSMQHIWYDSFGFNRFRGYNWMPEPCRSCDEKEQDFGGCRCQAFMLTGDASNADPVCSKSEHHGVILKAREEAEHATQTIEQLAFRNERNSRLIAKG; translated from the coding sequence GTGCGCAGCACTGGATCGAACTTGCCTGAGTCATCGGTGCAAGTCCCGGCCAAACCGGAAGTCGGCCTGCCGCTGTGGCTGCTCGCCGAGCTGACTTACCGCTGTCCGCTGCAATGCCCGTATTGCTCCAATCCGCTGGATTTCGCCGAGCAGGGCAAAGAGCTGAGCACCGAGCAGTGGATCAAGGTGTTCCGCGAGGCGCGGGAGATGGGCGCGGCGCAACTGGGCTTTTCCGGTGGTGAACCGCTGGTGCGACAAGACCTCGCCGAGCTGATTCGCGAAGCGCGTCAGCTGGGCTTCTACACCAACCTGATCACCTCCGGCATCGGCCTGACCGAGCAGAAGATCAGCGACTTCAAGAAAGCCGGGCTCGATCACATCCAGATCAGTTTTCAGGCCAGCGACGAGCAAGTGAACAATCTGCTCGCCGGCTCGAAAAAAGCCTTCGCACAGAAACTGGAAATGGCCCGCGCCGTGAAGGCCCACGGCTATCCGATGGTGCTGAACTTCGTCACCCATCGGCACAACATCGACAAGATCGACCGCATCATCGAGCTGTGCATTGCGCTGGAGGCCGACTTCGTCGAACTCGCCACCTGCCAGTTCTACGGCTGGGCGCAGCTCAATCGTGTAGGGCTGCTGCCGACCAAGGAACAACTGGTCCGCGCCGAACGCATCACCAACGAATACCGCGCCAAACTGGAAGCCGAAGGGCATCCGTGCAAACTGATTTTCGTCACCCCGGACTATTACGAAGAGCGCCCGAAAGCCTGCATGAACGGCTGGGGCAGTCTGTTTCTGACGGTCACTCCGGACGGCACTGCCCTGCCCTGTCATGGCGCCCGACAGCTGCCAGTACAATTTCCCAATGTGCGCGACCACAGCATGCAGCACATCTGGTACGACTCGTTCGGCTTCAACCGTTTTCGCGGCTATAACTGGATGCCCGAGCCGTGCCGCTCCTGCGACGAAAAGGAACAGGACTTCGGCGGCTGCCGCTGCCAGGCCTTCATGCTCACCGGCGATGCGAGCAATGCCGACCCGGTGTGCAGCAAGTCCGAACATCACGGCGTGATCCTCAAGGCCCGCGAAGAAGCCGAGCACGCCACCCAGACCATTGAACAACTGGCCTTTCGCAATGAACGAAACTCGCGCCTCATCGCCAAAGGCTGA
- the pqqD gene encoding pyrroloquinoline quinone biosynthesis peptide chaperone PqqD, whose translation MSFDRSKTPTWRPGYRFQYEPAQKGHVLLYPEGMIKLNESAALIGGLIDGERDVAAIIAELDRQFPGVPELGDDIEQFMEVARAQHWIELA comes from the coding sequence ATGAGTTTCGACCGCAGCAAGACCCCGACCTGGCGTCCCGGCTACCGCTTCCAGTACGAACCGGCCCAGAAAGGCCACGTGCTGCTGTACCCGGAAGGCATGATCAAGCTCAATGAAAGTGCCGCGCTGATCGGCGGCCTGATCGACGGTGAACGGGACGTCGCGGCGATCATCGCCGAACTCGACAGACAGTTCCCCGGCGTGCCCGAGCTCGGTGACGACATCGAGCAATTCATGGAGGTTGCCCGTGCGCAGCACTGGATCGAACTTGCCTGA
- a CDS encoding carbon-nitrogen hydrolase family protein has translation MRVALYQCPPLPLEPAANLQRLQQLAMEAKGADLLVVPEMFLTGYNIGKEAVATLAEVYNGEWAQQVGRIAKAAGLAILYGYPERTAEGQIYNAVQLIDSNGERLCNYRKTHLFGDLDRSMFSPGDGEFPIVELNGWKLGFLICYDLEFPENARRLALEGAELILVPTANMIPFDFIADVSVRSRAFENQCYVAYANYCGHEDDIHYCGQSSIAAPDGSRIAQAGLDEALIVGELDRQLMVDSRSANRYFNDRRPELYDALNKR, from the coding sequence ATGCGTGTAGCCCTTTACCAATGTCCACCGCTGCCACTGGAACCTGCTGCCAACCTCCAGCGCCTGCAACAACTGGCGATGGAGGCCAAAGGCGCCGACCTGCTGGTGGTGCCGGAGATGTTCCTGACCGGTTACAACATCGGCAAGGAGGCGGTCGCGACATTGGCCGAGGTCTACAACGGTGAGTGGGCGCAGCAAGTAGGACGAATCGCCAAGGCTGCCGGTCTGGCGATTCTCTACGGTTACCCTGAGCGCACCGCCGAAGGTCAGATCTACAACGCCGTGCAGTTGATCGATTCGAACGGTGAACGCCTGTGCAATTACCGCAAGACGCATCTGTTCGGCGATCTGGATCGTTCGATGTTCAGCCCCGGCGATGGCGAGTTTCCCATCGTCGAACTCAACGGCTGGAAGCTCGGTTTCCTGATCTGCTACGACCTGGAGTTCCCGGAAAACGCCCGACGCCTGGCCCTGGAAGGCGCCGAGCTGATTCTGGTGCCGACCGCGAACATGATTCCTTTCGATTTCATTGCCGATGTTTCCGTACGCTCCCGGGCCTTCGAAAACCAGTGCTACGTGGCTTACGCCAATTATTGCGGCCACGAAGACGACATTCATTACTGCGGGCAAAGCAGCATTGCGGCGCCGGATGGCAGCCGCATCGCCCAGGCCGGACTGGACGAAGCACTAATCGTCGGTGAGCTGGATCGCCAGTTGATGGTCGACTCCCGCAGCGCCAACCGCTACTTCAACGACCGCCGCCCCGAACTTTACGACGCGCTCAACAAGCGCTAA
- a CDS encoding S9 family peptidase, translated as MNETRASSPKAEPFSATAAVAAGVDFAELQLGAHGLFWNEYRPTDAACRIWHWRDGLAKCLTPAGFSVRSRVYEYGGGAFCLTPDGIVFVNEADQQLYRQTLDGEPVALTSGECRYGDVHFANGQVLAVEENGDCHRLVAVDLANGDGHTLVEGADFYASPIISPDGQRLAWIEWSRPHQPWTSTRLMIAERSSNGLSAPRCVAGEALEESIQQPRFDANGRLGCLTDRGGYWQPWVESANGFQPLASAEADHAPAPWQLGGCTWLPTDEGFLASWSEGGFGHLALNGEDFTGDYSRFRHLAVDDQIIYCIAASPISPSAVIAIDRKSREVNVLAGGVAPLPAERISRPQTLRYPSGSGEAHGFFYPATNGDAKPPLVVFIHGGPTSACYPMLDPRIQYWTQRGFAVADLNYRGSSGYGREYRQALHLSWGAVDVEDACAVVAYLAERGMIDGERAFIRGGSAGGYTTLCALAFHQVFRAGASLYGVSDPVALGRATHKFEGDYLDWLIGNPEQDAERYAARTPLLHAGNIRVPVIFFQGELDAVVVPQQTRDMVTALERNGIEVEAHYYADERHGFRRAANQAHALEQEWRFYRRVMGLTD; from the coding sequence ATGAACGAAACTCGCGCCTCATCGCCAAAGGCTGAGCCTTTCAGCGCCACCGCTGCGGTTGCAGCCGGCGTGGATTTCGCCGAGCTGCAACTTGGCGCCCATGGTTTGTTCTGGAATGAATATCGCCCGACGGACGCCGCCTGCCGGATCTGGCATTGGCGCGATGGCCTGGCGAAGTGTCTGACGCCTGCGGGTTTCAGCGTGCGTAGCCGGGTGTACGAATATGGCGGCGGGGCGTTTTGTCTGACGCCTGACGGGATTGTTTTCGTCAACGAGGCGGATCAGCAACTGTACCGACAGACGCTGGACGGCGAGCCCGTGGCATTGACGTCCGGGGAATGCCGATATGGTGATGTGCATTTTGCCAACGGGCAGGTGCTGGCCGTTGAAGAGAACGGTGATTGCCATCGGTTGGTGGCTGTCGATCTGGCGAATGGCGACGGCCATACGCTGGTTGAAGGCGCGGATTTTTATGCATCGCCAATCATCAGCCCGGACGGCCAACGCCTGGCGTGGATCGAGTGGAGCCGTCCGCATCAGCCGTGGACATCCACCCGACTGATGATCGCCGAGCGCTCGTCCAATGGATTGTCCGCCCCGCGTTGTGTGGCGGGTGAAGCGCTTGAAGAGTCGATCCAGCAACCGCGCTTCGATGCCAATGGCCGACTGGGTTGTCTGACCGATCGTGGCGGATATTGGCAACCGTGGGTCGAGTCGGCAAACGGCTTTCAACCATTGGCTAGCGCCGAAGCCGATCACGCACCAGCCCCATGGCAACTTGGCGGCTGCACCTGGCTGCCCACCGACGAAGGCTTTTTGGCGAGCTGGAGCGAAGGAGGTTTCGGCCACCTGGCGCTTAACGGCGAAGACTTCACCGGCGACTACAGCCGCTTCCGTCATCTGGCTGTCGATGATCAGATCATTTACTGCATTGCTGCGTCACCGATCAGCCCTTCTGCGGTGATCGCCATCGATCGCAAATCGCGTGAAGTGAATGTCCTGGCCGGCGGTGTCGCACCGCTGCCAGCCGAACGCATCAGCCGCCCGCAAACCCTGCGCTATCCCAGCGGTTCGGGTGAAGCCCACGGTTTCTTTTACCCGGCCACGAATGGCGATGCTAAACCGCCGCTGGTGGTGTTCATCCACGGCGGCCCGACGTCGGCCTGCTACCCGATGCTCGACCCGCGCATCCAATACTGGACGCAACGCGGCTTCGCCGTCGCCGACCTCAATTACCGTGGCAGCAGCGGCTATGGCCGGGAGTATCGACAGGCCCTGCATCTGAGTTGGGGCGCAGTGGATGTCGAGGATGCCTGCGCAGTGGTGGCCTATCTGGCCGAACGCGGCATGATCGACGGCGAACGTGCATTCATCCGTGGCGGCAGCGCCGGTGGTTACACCACGCTTTGTGCATTGGCGTTCCACCAGGTATTCCGCGCCGGCGCCAGCTTGTACGGCGTCAGTGACCCGGTAGCCCTCGGCCGCGCGACACACAAATTCGAAGGCGATTACCTGGACTGGCTGATCGGCAATCCCGAGCAAGACGCCGAACGCTATGCGGCCCGCACGCCGCTGCTGCACGCAGGCAACATTCGCGTGCCGGTAATTTTCTTTCAGGGCGAACTGGACGCCGTGGTCGTGCCGCAACAGACCCGCGACATGGTCACGGCCCTGGAGCGAAACGGCATCGAAGTCGAAGCGCATTACTACGCCGATGAACGCCACGGCTTCCGCCGGGCCGCCAACCAGGCCCATGCGCTGGAGCAGGAATGGCGGTTTTACCGGCGAGTAATGGGTTTGACGGACTGA
- the pqqA gene encoding pyrroloquinoline quinone precursor peptide PqqA → MAWTKPAYTDLRIGFEVTMYFASR, encoded by the coding sequence ATGGCTTGGACCAAACCTGCTTACACCGACCTGCGCATCGGCTTCGAAGTCACCATGTACTTCGCCAGCCGCTGA